From one Musa acuminata AAA Group cultivar baxijiao chromosome BXJ2-6, Cavendish_Baxijiao_AAA, whole genome shotgun sequence genomic stretch:
- the LOC103987520 gene encoding pentatricopeptide repeat-containing protein At3g29230 isoform X1, giving the protein MSVASIRQPQWTSHRRLLEQKVAELHRCSDHHHLRQIQAQILKADLHRDPFVAPKLISAYSLCRQILPAVAVFRQVPHPNTHLFNVLIRAFADNSQSSRAFTTFAQMQKCDAFPDKFTYSFLLRACSGPSAFARVQMIHSHVLKLGILSDIFVPNALIDSYAKAAVAAIADAKKVFDGMPQRDVVSWNSILSGLLRAGELKEARQLFDDMPERDIISWNTLLDGLAKAGEMDHVFNLFNRMPERNVVSWSTVVSGYCKAGDLDMARMLFDRMPVKNLVTWTIMISGYAEKGLSKEASVLIDQMEEARLEPDVAATVSILSACAESGLLGIGQRIHSYVKRSKLRFATHVCNALIDMYSKCGCLDKAWNVFKGMVERDTVSWNSIIQGLAMHGHGEMALALFVRMRREGIMPDGVTFIGVLCACTHMGLVEEARCHFYSMERDYGIVPEIEHYGCLIDILGRGGLLKEAFDLAKAMPLEPNAIIWGSLLGACRVHNNVDLAEEVVDQLTKLEISDAGNYAILSNIYAAARHWEGVAKARIQMKGTGQQKPAGSSWIELDDMVHEFTVGDRKHPKSTRIFEMLDKLSHHIKQVGYVPKVACLYNA; this is encoded by the coding sequence ATGTCTGTCGCCTCCATTCGCCAGCCCCAGTGGACTTCGCACCGCCGCCTCCTCGAGCAGAaggtcgccgagctccaccggtgCTCCGATCACCACCACCTGCGGCAAATCCAAGCTCAAATCCTCAAGGCTGACCTCCACCGGGACCCCTTTGTCGCTCCCAAGCTCATTTCTGCTTACTCCCTCTGCCGCCAGATCCTCCCCGCCGTCGCTGTCTTCCGCCAGGTCCCTCATCCCAACACCCATCTCTTCAACGTCCTCATCCGCGCTTTCGCCGACAACTCTCAGTCCTCCCGGGCCTTCACCACCTTTGCCCAGATGCAGAAATGCGACGCGTTTCCCGATAAGTTCACGTACTCGTTCCTACTCCGGGCCTGCTCTGGTCCTTCCGCCTTCGCCCGCGTCCAGATGATCCACTCCCATGTCCTAAAGCTAGGAATTTTATCGGATATCTTCGTCCCTAATGCGCTCATCGATTCATATGCCAAGGCTGCCGTTGCCGCCATCGCCGACGCTAAGAAGGTCTTTGATGGAATGCCACAGAGAGATGTTGTGTCGTGGAATTCAATCCTCTCTGGCTTGCTGAGAGCTGGAGAGCTGAAGGAGGCACGTCAGCTTTTCGATGATATGCCTGAGAGGGACATTATCAGTTGGAACACTTTGCTGGATGGGCTTGCTAAGGCTGGCGAGATGGATCATGTTTTCAACTTGTTTAATAGAATGCCGGAGAGAAATGTTGTGTCGTGGTCGACGGTGGTGTCAGGATATTGCAAGGCAGGAGACTTGGACATGGCGAGGATGCTGTTTGATAGGATGCCAGTCAAGAACTTGGTCACTTGGACAATAATGATATCTGGTTATGCTGAAAAGGGACTGTCGAAAGAGGCTTCTGTTTTGATTGATCAGATGGAAGAAGCAAGATTGGAGCCTGATGTTGCTGCAACCGTGAGTATATTGTCTGCTTGCGCTGAGTCCGGCTTGCTAGGTATCGGTCAACGGATCCATTCCTATGTAAAAAGAAGCAAATTGAGGTTTGCCACCCATGTGTGCAATGCGCTGATCGATATGTACTCGAAATGTGGGTGTCTTGACAAGGCATGGAATGTCTTTAAAGGAATGGTCGAGCGAGATACGGTTTCCTGGAATTCTATAATTCAAGGGTTAGCCATGCATGGGCATGGAGAGATGGCTCTTGCTCTCTTTGTTCGGATGAGGAGAGAAGGCATCATGCCTGATGGTGTGACATTTATCGGTGTTCTATGTGCTTGTACACACATGGGACTCGTCGAAGAGGCTCGTTGTCACTTTTACAGTATGGAAAGAGACTATGGCATTGTCCCTGAGATAGAGCACTATGGTTGTTTGATCGATATCTTAGGACGTGGAGGACTTCTAAAGGAGGCATTTGACCTTGCAAAGGCCATGCCTTTAGAGCCCAATGCAATCATATGGGGCAGCCTTTTAGGTGCATGCAGAGTGCATAACAATGTAGATCTTGCTGAAGAGGTAGTCGATCAGTTGACAAAATTGGAAATTTCAGATGCTGGGAATTATGCCATTTTGTCAAATATTTATGCAGCTGCCAGGCATTGGGAAGGTGTGGCAAAGGCTAGGATTCAGATGAAAGGTACAGGGCAGCAGAAGCCAGCAGGGTCCAGTTGGATTGAGCTTGATGATATGGTTCATGAGTTTACGGTTGGGGATAGAAAGCACCCAAAATCTACTAGAATTTTTGAGATGCTTGATAAGTTAAGCCATCATATCAAGCAAGTTGGCTATGTTCCGAAGGTAGCTTGCTTGTATAACGCCTAA
- the LOC103987520 gene encoding eukaryotic translation initiation factor 5A-3 isoform X4, with protein MEEGSRSPTSDSLKWQSIPGPTLNRRQHFRGIYGKKETSIPGDPVTHRLPQQPVIMSDEEHHFESKADAGASKTYPQQAGTIRKNGYIVIKGRACKVVEVSTSKTGKHGHAKCHFVGIDIFNTKKLEDIVPSSHNCDVPHLTRTDYQLIDISEDGFVSLLTENGNTKDDLRLPTDETLLAQIKD; from the exons ATGGAAGAAGGCAGCAGGAGCCCCACGAGTGACTCCCTCAAGTGGCAAAGTATTCCTGGCCCGACATTAAACAG GCGACAACATTTTAGAGGGATTTATGGCAAGAAAGAAACCTCCATCCCTGGGGATCCTGTTACTCATCGTCTGCCACAGCAACCAG TGATCATGTCGGATGAAGAACATCATTTCGAGTCCAAGGCCGATGCTGGGGCGTCCAAGACCTACCCCCAACAGGCCGGGACGATCCGTAAGAACGGATACATCGTCATCAAAGGGAGGGCCTGCAAG GTTGTTGAAGTTTCAACATCCAAGACTGGGAAACATGGCCATGCAAAATGTCACTTTGTTGGCATAGACATCTTTAACACAAAGAAGCTTGAGGATATTGTGCCATCTTCTCACAACTGTGAT GTTCCTCATCTTACTCGAACTGATTATCAGCTCATTGACATATCTGAAGATGGTTTT GTGAGCCTTCTGACTGAAAATGGCAACACGAAAGATGATCTGAGACTTCCAACTGATGAAACTTTGCTAGCTCAG